From a region of the Streptomyces venezuelae genome:
- a CDS encoding DUF475 domain-containing protein produces the protein MVLKTFGWSFAITALGLVAAVFYGGWQAFGIVAILSVLEISLSFDNAVVNAGILKKMNAFWQKIFLTIGVLIAVFGMRLVFPVVIVAISAKIGPIEAVDLALSDKDMYEQLVTDAHPSIAAFGGMFLLMIFLDFIFEDRDIKWLAWLERPLAKLGKIDMLSACIALIILVIASMTVGANAHQHGGIHVDKAQTVLISGVLGLITYMIVGGLSGYFENKLEEEEEAEHEAEEEAKRSGKPVTAVAMAGKAAFFMFLYLEVLDASFSFDGVIGAFAITNDIVLMALGLGIGAMYVRSLTVYLVRQGTLDDYVYLEHGAHYAIGALAVILLVTIQYEINEIITGLIGVVLIGWSFWSSVRRNKRLELEGSPAEA, from the coding sequence GTGGTTCTCAAAACCTTCGGCTGGTCGTTCGCAATCACTGCGCTCGGTCTGGTCGCAGCGGTGTTCTACGGGGGGTGGCAGGCCTTCGGTATCGTCGCGATCCTGTCGGTCCTGGAGATCTCGCTGTCTTTCGACAACGCGGTGGTCAACGCCGGAATCCTGAAGAAGATGAACGCCTTCTGGCAGAAGATCTTCCTCACCATCGGCGTCCTCATCGCGGTCTTCGGTATGCGACTGGTCTTCCCCGTCGTGATCGTCGCGATCAGCGCCAAGATCGGCCCCATCGAGGCCGTCGACCTGGCTCTTTCCGACAAGGACATGTACGAGCAGCTCGTGACGGACGCCCATCCGTCCATCGCTGCCTTCGGTGGCATGTTCCTTCTGATGATCTTCCTCGACTTCATCTTCGAGGACCGTGACATCAAGTGGCTCGCCTGGCTGGAGCGCCCGCTCGCCAAGCTCGGCAAGATCGACATGCTGTCCGCCTGCATCGCGCTGATCATCCTGGTCATCGCCTCCATGACCGTCGGCGCCAACGCCCACCAGCACGGTGGCATCCACGTGGACAAGGCGCAGACCGTCCTGATCTCCGGCGTCCTCGGCCTGATCACCTACATGATCGTCGGCGGCCTCTCCGGCTACTTCGAGAACAAGCTGGAGGAAGAGGAGGAGGCCGAGCACGAGGCCGAGGAGGAGGCCAAGCGGAGCGGCAAGCCCGTCACGGCCGTCGCCATGGCCGGCAAGGCCGCCTTCTTCATGTTCCTCTACCTCGAAGTCCTCGACGCCTCCTTCTCCTTCGACGGGGTCATCGGCGCCTTCGCCATCACCAACGACATCGTGCTCATGGCCCTCGGCCTCGGCATCGGTGCCATGTACGTCCGTTCGCTGACGGTCTACCTGGTCCGCCAGGGCACCCTCGACGACTACGTCTACCTGGAGCACGGCGCGCACTACGCCATCGGCGCGCTCGCCGTGATCCTCCTCGTCACCATCCAGTACGAGATCAACGAGATCATCACCGGTCTCATCGGCGTGGTGCTCATCGGATGGT
- a CDS encoding TerD family protein: MGVTLAKGGNVSLSKAAPNLTRVLIGLGWDARSTTGADFDLDASALLCSGGRVLGDEYFVFYNNLKSPDGSVEHTGDNLTGEGEGDDESIIIDLTKVPAAVDKIVFPVSIHDADSRRQSFGQVSNAFIRVVNQADGQELARYDLSEDASSETAMIFGEVYRYGGEWKFRAVGQGYASGLRGIALDFGVNVS; encoded by the coding sequence ATGGGCGTCACACTCGCCAAGGGGGGCAATGTCTCCCTCTCCAAGGCCGCACCGAACCTCACCAGGGTTCTGATCGGTCTCGGATGGGACGCGCGCTCGACCACGGGAGCCGACTTCGACCTCGACGCCAGCGCGCTGCTCTGCAGCGGCGGCCGGGTGCTGGGGGACGAGTACTTCGTCTTCTACAACAACCTGAAGAGCCCCGACGGCTCCGTCGAACACACCGGGGACAACCTCACCGGCGAGGGTGAAGGCGACGACGAGTCGATCATCATCGACCTCACCAAGGTGCCGGCCGCCGTGGACAAGATCGTCTTCCCGGTCTCCATCCATGACGCGGACTCCCGCCGGCAGAGCTTCGGCCAGGTCAGCAATGCCTTCATCCGCGTGGTGAACCAGGCCGACGGCCAGGAGCTGGCCCGCTACGACCTCTCCGAGGACGCGTCCAGCGAAACCGCGATGATCTTCGGCGAGGTCTACCGGTACGGGGGCGAATGGAAGTTCCGTGCGGTGGGGCAGGGGTACGCGTCGGGGCTCCGAGGCATCGCTCTAGACTTCGGGGTCAACGTTTCGTAA
- a CDS encoding TerD family protein has protein sequence MGVSLSKGGNVSLTKAAPNLTAVIVGLGWDARTTTGVDFDLDASAILTSDQGKVTSDANFVFFNNLKSPDGSVEHTGDNTTGEGEGDDEAIKVNLAGVPADVAKIVFPVSIYEAESRQQSFGQVRNAYIRVVNQADNTELARYDLSEDASTETAMVFGELYRNGAEWKFRAIGQGYASGLRGIAQDFGVNV, from the coding sequence GTGGGAGTCAGCCTCAGCAAGGGCGGCAACGTCTCGCTGACCAAGGCCGCGCCTAACCTGACGGCGGTCATCGTCGGTCTGGGCTGGGATGCTCGCACCACCACCGGTGTCGACTTCGACCTCGACGCCAGCGCGATCCTGACCAGCGACCAGGGCAAGGTCACCAGCGACGCGAACTTCGTCTTCTTCAACAACCTGAAGAGCCCCGACGGCTCGGTCGAGCACACCGGTGACAACACCACCGGTGAGGGCGAGGGCGACGACGAGGCCATCAAGGTCAACCTGGCCGGCGTTCCGGCCGACGTCGCCAAGATCGTCTTCCCGGTCTCGATCTACGAGGCCGAGAGCCGCCAGCAGAGCTTCGGCCAGGTCCGCAACGCGTACATCCGCGTGGTGAACCAGGCCGACAACACCGAGCTCGCGCGTTACGACCTCTCCGAGGACGCCTCGACCGAGACCGCGATGGTCTTCGGCGAGCTGTACCGCAACGGCGCGGAGTGGAAGTTCCGGGCCATCGGCCAGGGTTACGCATCGGGCCTGCGCGGCATCGCGCAGGACTTCGGCGTCAACGTCTGA
- a CDS encoding peroxiredoxin, with translation MAIEVGDKAPDFELKDNHGATVRLSDFRGEKAVVLLFYPFAFTGVCTGELCELRDQLPRFQNDDVQLLAVSNDSVPTLRVFGEQEGLEYPLLSDFWPHGQTSRAYGVFDEDKGCAVRGTFVIDKDGVVRWTVVNGLPDARDLNEYIKALDSL, from the coding sequence ATGGCGATCGAGGTCGGCGACAAGGCCCCGGACTTCGAGCTCAAGGACAACCACGGCGCCACCGTGCGGCTCTCCGACTTCCGGGGCGAGAAGGCAGTGGTGCTGCTCTTCTACCCGTTCGCCTTCACCGGCGTCTGCACCGGCGAGCTGTGCGAGCTGCGCGACCAGCTCCCGCGCTTCCAGAACGACGACGTGCAGCTCCTGGCCGTCTCCAACGACTCCGTGCCCACCCTGCGGGTCTTCGGGGAGCAGGAGGGTCTGGAGTACCCGCTGCTGTCGGACTTCTGGCCGCACGGGCAGACCTCCCGCGCCTACGGCGTCTTCGACGAGGACAAGGGATGCGCGGTCCGCGGCACCTTCGTCATCGACAAGGACGGCGTCGTGCGCTGGACTGTCGTCAACGGACTGCCCGACGCGCGTGACCTGAACGAGTACATCAAGGCACTCGACAGTCTCTGA
- a CDS encoding DUF3052 domain-containing protein, with protein sequence MSATADHAESLAARLGFQSEQVVQEIGYDDDVDQEFRDAVEKLVSELADEDYDEGADAVLLWFRDEDGDLTDALVDATELVEDGALILLLTPKTGRDGYVEASDISEAAETAGLSLAKGLAIGKEWTSTKLVTPKTAAKSKR encoded by the coding sequence GTGAGCGCGACCGCGGACCACGCGGAGAGCCTGGCCGCCCGGCTGGGTTTCCAGTCCGAACAGGTGGTCCAGGAGATCGGCTACGACGACGACGTCGATCAGGAGTTCCGTGACGCCGTCGAGAAGCTCGTCAGCGAGCTCGCCGATGAGGACTACGACGAGGGCGCCGACGCGGTGCTGTTGTGGTTCCGCGACGAGGACGGCGATCTGACGGACGCCCTGGTCGATGCGACCGAGCTGGTCGAGGACGGCGCACTGATCCTGCTGCTGACCCCCAAGACGGGCCGTGACGGCTACGTCGAGGCCAGCGACATCAGCGAGGCCGCCGAGACGGCCGGCCTCTCGCTGGCCAAGGGACTGGCCATCGGCAAGGAGTGGACTTCCACCAAGCTGGTGACGCCGAAGACCGCCGCCAAGTCCAAGCGCTGA
- the aceE gene encoding pyruvate dehydrogenase (acetyl-transferring), homodimeric type — translation MASASDRNPIIIGGLPSQVPDFDPEETQEWLDSLDAAVDERGRERARYLMLRLIERAREKRVAVPEMRSTDYVNTIATRDEPFFPGNEEIERKVLNATRWNAAVMVSRAQRPGIGVGGHIATFASSASLYDVGFNHFFRGKDEGDGGDQIFFQGHASPGIYARAYLLDRLTEQQLDSFRQEKSKAPYGLSSYPHPRLMPDFWEFPTVSMGLGPLGAIYQARMNRYMEARGIADTSKSHVWAYLGDGEMDEPESLGQLSIAAREGLDNLTFVVNCNLQRLDGPVRGNGKIIQELESIFRGAGWNVIKLIWDRSWDPLLAQDRDGILVNKMNSTPDGQFQTYATESGAYIREHFFGGDQRLRAMVENMSDQQIQHLGRGGHDHKKVYAAYAAAKAHKGQPTVILAQTVKGWTLGPNFEGRNATHQMKKLTVDDLKRFRDRLHIPITDAQLEGGAPPYYHPGRDSPEIQYMHDQRSAHGGYVPTRVVRAQPLQLPDDKAYAAAKKGSGQQSIATTMAFVRILKDLMRDKEIGKRFVLIAPDEYRTFGMDAFFPSAKIYNPLGQQYEAVDRDLLLAYKESPTGQMLHDGISEAGCTASLIAAGSAYATHGEPLIPVYVFYSMFGFQRTGDQFWQMADQLARGFVLGATAGRTTLTGEGLQHADGHSQLLASTNPGCVAYDPAYGYEIAHIVKDGLRRMYGPAAEDVFYYLTVYNEPIQHPAEPADVDVDGILKGIHRVSQGTAGTVGAQLMASGVAVPWALEAQRILAADWGVRADVWSATSWNELRREAVEVEEHNLLHPEEEQRVPYVTRKLSGAEGPFVAVSDWMRAVPDQISRWVPGAYTSLGADGFGFADTRGAARRFFHIDAQSVVLATLTELARAGKIDRSVLKQAIDRYQLLDVTAADPGAAGGDA, via the coding sequence GTGGCTTCCGCATCCGATCGCAATCCGATCATCATTGGCGGCCTGCCGAGTCAGGTCCCGGACTTCGATCCGGAGGAGACGCAGGAGTGGCTCGACTCCCTCGACGCCGCGGTCGACGAGCGGGGCCGTGAACGGGCCCGCTACCTCATGCTGCGGCTGATCGAGCGCGCGCGCGAGAAGCGCGTGGCGGTGCCGGAGATGCGCAGCACGGACTACGTCAACACGATCGCCACCCGGGACGAGCCCTTCTTCCCCGGCAACGAGGAGATCGAGCGCAAGGTCCTCAACGCCACCCGGTGGAACGCGGCCGTCATGGTCTCGCGCGCCCAGCGTCCCGGCATCGGCGTCGGCGGCCACATCGCCACGTTCGCCTCCTCCGCCTCCCTCTACGACGTGGGCTTCAACCACTTCTTCCGGGGCAAGGACGAGGGCGACGGCGGCGACCAGATCTTCTTCCAGGGCCACGCCTCCCCCGGCATCTACGCCCGCGCCTACCTCCTGGACCGGCTCACCGAGCAGCAGCTCGACTCCTTCCGCCAGGAGAAGTCGAAGGCCCCGTACGGCCTTTCGAGCTACCCGCACCCGCGGCTGATGCCGGACTTCTGGGAGTTCCCGACCGTCTCGATGGGCCTCGGTCCGCTCGGTGCGATCTACCAGGCGCGGATGAACCGCTACATGGAGGCGCGCGGTATCGCGGACACCTCCAAGTCCCACGTTTGGGCGTATCTCGGCGACGGCGAGATGGACGAGCCGGAGTCGCTGGGCCAGCTGTCGATCGCGGCCCGGGAGGGTCTGGACAACCTGACCTTCGTCGTCAACTGCAACCTGCAGCGTCTCGACGGCCCGGTGCGCGGCAACGGCAAGATCATCCAGGAGCTGGAGTCGATCTTCCGTGGCGCGGGCTGGAACGTCATCAAGCTGATCTGGGACCGCTCCTGGGACCCGCTGCTGGCCCAGGACCGGGACGGCATCCTCGTCAACAAGATGAACTCCACGCCCGACGGGCAGTTCCAGACGTACGCCACCGAGTCGGGCGCGTACATCCGCGAGCACTTCTTCGGCGGCGACCAGCGGCTGCGCGCGATGGTCGAGAACATGTCCGACCAGCAGATCCAGCACCTGGGACGCGGTGGTCACGACCACAAGAAGGTCTACGCGGCGTACGCGGCGGCCAAGGCCCACAAGGGCCAGCCGACGGTGATCCTGGCCCAGACGGTCAAGGGCTGGACGCTCGGCCCGAACTTCGAGGGCCGCAACGCGACGCACCAGATGAAGAAGCTGACGGTCGACGACCTCAAGCGCTTCCGCGACCGTCTGCACATCCCGATCACGGACGCGCAGCTGGAGGGCGGGGCTCCGCCGTACTACCACCCGGGCCGCGATTCGCCCGAGATCCAGTACATGCACGACCAGCGCAGCGCCCACGGCGGCTACGTGCCGACGCGCGTGGTGCGCGCGCAGCCGCTGCAGCTGCCGGACGACAAGGCGTACGCGGCCGCCAAGAAGGGCTCCGGGCAGCAGTCGATCGCCACGACCATGGCCTTCGTCCGCATCCTGAAGGACCTGATGCGGGACAAGGAGATCGGCAAGCGCTTCGTGCTGATCGCGCCCGACGAGTACCGCACCTTCGGTATGGACGCGTTCTTCCCGAGCGCCAAGATCTACAACCCGCTGGGCCAGCAGTACGAGGCGGTCGACCGCGACCTGCTCCTCGCGTACAAGGAGTCCCCGACCGGTCAGATGCTGCACGACGGCATCTCGGAGGCGGGCTGCACTGCCTCGCTGATCGCCGCGGGTTCGGCGTACGCGACGCACGGCGAGCCGCTGATTCCGGTCTACGTCTTCTACTCGATGTTCGGTTTCCAGCGCACGGGTGACCAGTTCTGGCAGATGGCCGACCAGCTCGCGCGCGGTTTCGTCCTCGGCGCGACCGCCGGACGGACCACCCTCACGGGTGAGGGCCTCCAGCACGCCGACGGTCACTCCCAGCTGCTGGCGTCGACGAACCCGGGGTGCGTGGCGTACGACCCGGCCTACGGCTACGAGATCGCGCACATCGTCAAGGACGGTCTGCGGCGGATGTACGGCCCGGCGGCGGAGGACGTCTTCTACTACCTGACCGTCTACAACGAGCCGATCCAGCACCCGGCCGAGCCGGCGGACGTCGACGTGGACGGCATCCTCAAGGGCATCCACCGGGTGTCGCAGGGCACCGCGGGCACGGTCGGGGCGCAGCTGATGGCCTCGGGCGTGGCGGTGCCGTGGGCGCTGGAGGCGCAGCGGATCCTGGCGGCCGACTGGGGCGTCCGGGCGGACGTCTGGTCGGCGACCTCCTGGAACGAGCTGCGCCGCGAGGCGGTCGAGGTCGAGGAGCACAACCTGCTCCACCCGGAGGAGGAGCAGCGCGTCCCGTACGTGACGCGCAAGCTCTCGGGTGCGGAGGGGCCGTTCGTGGCGGTCTCGGACTGGATGCGGGCGGTGCCGGACCAGATCTCGCGGTGGGTGCCGGGCGCGTACACCTCGCTGGGCGCGGACGGCTTCGGCTTCGCGGACACCCGGGGCGCCGCTCGGCGTTTCTTCCACATCGACGCGCAGTCGGTGGTCCTGGCGACGCTCACCGAGCTCGCCCGGGCGGGGAAGATCGACCGCTCGGTGCTGAAGCAGGCGATCGACCGGTACCAGCTGCTGGACGTGACGGCGGCGGATCCGGGCGCGGCGGGCGGCGACGCGTAG
- a CDS encoding potassium channel family protein: MKEPSRQLSWERRSQTPLLLLAVAFAVAYAVPIVAPDARAEVHRACTHVEWVVWGAFAVDYLVRLVLAADRRHFVRTHWLDLAAVVLPLVQPLRLLRLVATLMLVGRRARMAPQIQLTTYVAGAVVGLLMFGSLAVLSVERDAPDGNIKNLGDAVWWSFTTMTTVGYGDHSPTTGLGRVLAVGLMLSGIALLGVVTANIAAWFISRFERDDRADMLQLAAIRELQDEVRALRGEVARLGGGTAAVTAATVAVAVTAADPPNAPAQREATSPTP, encoded by the coding sequence ATGAAGGAACCCTCCCGCCAGCTGTCGTGGGAGCGGCGGAGCCAGACCCCGCTGCTCCTGCTCGCCGTGGCTTTCGCCGTGGCGTACGCCGTGCCCATCGTCGCCCCCGACGCGCGTGCGGAGGTGCACCGGGCCTGCACCCACGTCGAATGGGTGGTGTGGGGTGCCTTCGCCGTCGACTACCTGGTCCGGCTGGTCCTCGCGGCGGACCGCAGGCACTTCGTCCGGACGCACTGGCTGGACCTGGCCGCCGTGGTGCTGCCGCTCGTACAGCCGCTGCGCCTGCTGCGGCTGGTCGCCACGCTGATGCTGGTGGGCCGGCGGGCCCGGATGGCCCCGCAGATCCAGCTGACGACGTACGTGGCCGGGGCCGTGGTGGGACTGCTGATGTTCGGCTCGCTGGCGGTGCTCAGCGTGGAACGGGACGCCCCCGACGGGAACATCAAGAACCTGGGCGACGCCGTGTGGTGGTCCTTCACCACGATGACGACGGTCGGGTACGGGGACCACTCGCCCACCACCGGCCTCGGCCGGGTCCTGGCCGTCGGCCTGATGCTGTCGGGGATCGCCCTGCTCGGTGTGGTGACCGCCAACATCGCCGCCTGGTTCATCTCCCGCTTCGAACGCGACGACCGGGCGGACATGCTGCAGCTGGCGGCCATCCGGGAACTGCAGGACGAGGTACGGGCGCTGCGCGGCGAGGTCGCCCGGCTGGGCGGCGGCACGGCCGCGGTCACCGCTGCGACCGTGGCCGTGGCCGTGACCGCGGCCGACCCGCCGAACGCCCCCGCGCAGCGGGAAGCTACCTCTCCCACACCTTGA
- a CDS encoding peptidase inhibitor family I36 protein, whose amino-acid sequence MRTCRITRATTTTLAATVLALTALIPSTATTAHAAGPPALGACATGQLCLWAKPEFKGARQTHELSNLDINSCTALPAGTSAQSLTNRTGRPVTTYQSAECAETGEFQTYPGDGVWLPQSPYQVRAFKVWER is encoded by the coding sequence ATGCGTACGTGTCGAATCACCCGCGCCACCACGACCACCCTCGCCGCGACCGTCCTCGCCCTCACGGCCCTCATCCCGAGTACGGCCACCACGGCGCACGCCGCGGGCCCGCCGGCCCTCGGGGCCTGCGCGACCGGGCAGCTGTGCCTGTGGGCGAAACCGGAGTTCAAGGGAGCGCGCCAGACGCACGAACTCAGCAACCTGGACATCAACAGCTGCACCGCGCTGCCGGCCGGGACCAGCGCCCAGTCGCTGACCAACCGCACCGGACGCCCGGTGACCACCTACCAGTCGGCCGAGTGCGCGGAGACGGGAGAGTTCCAGACCTATCCGGGTGACGGGGTCTGGCTGCCCCAGTCGCCCTACCAGGTACGGGCGTTCAAGGTGTGGGAGAGGTAG
- a CDS encoding TetR/AcrR family transcriptional regulator, whose translation MTIDERSAAAAPVTGLRERKKRRTRNALLRAALLLFLSQGYERTTVDEITDAVNVSQRTFFRYFANKEEVVFALQELVESRFVAELHARPAAEGPFEALRGAALAAWDGVELALSEMVPVDLYMRSYRLIESTPALLAVHLRRSTELEERISRLIGAREGLDVDADPRPRVAVAAFCGVMRVTGRLWGRGEDTSVESIRGLTETYLDRIGPALTSSWRGSA comes from the coding sequence GTGACGATCGACGAGCGGTCGGCGGCGGCCGCGCCGGTGACGGGACTGCGCGAACGCAAGAAACGGCGCACCCGGAACGCGCTGCTGCGCGCCGCCCTCCTGCTGTTCCTCTCGCAGGGATACGAGCGCACCACCGTCGACGAGATCACCGACGCCGTGAACGTGTCCCAGCGCACCTTCTTCCGCTACTTCGCCAACAAGGAGGAGGTCGTCTTCGCCCTCCAGGAGCTGGTCGAGTCGCGGTTCGTCGCCGAACTGCACGCCCGGCCGGCGGCCGAGGGGCCCTTCGAGGCCCTGCGGGGTGCGGCGCTCGCCGCCTGGGACGGCGTCGAGCTGGCCCTGTCCGAAATGGTCCCGGTCGACCTCTACATGCGCAGCTACCGGCTGATCGAGTCCACCCCGGCCCTGCTCGCCGTGCACCTGCGGCGCTCCACGGAGCTGGAGGAACGGATCTCCCGGCTGATCGGCGCCCGCGAGGGCCTCGACGTGGACGCCGATCCGAGGCCGCGGGTCGCGGTCGCCGCGTTCTGCGGCGTGATGCGCGTCACGGGGCGGCTCTGGGGACGGGGCGAGGACACCAGCGTGGAGTCGATCCGAGGGCTGACGGAGACCTACCTCGACCGGATCGGCCCGGCGCTGACCTCCAGTTGGCGCGGTTCCGCCTAG
- a CDS encoding alpha/beta hydrolase, producing the protein MVFIMLATTGWTAVHRPEKEAQLRVAALGAWAKARVDGRPVPPADAPARTVARFFAGLDGAQRARLADGYPLVVGNLDGAPAAVRYRANLQGLEQARQVEEARSHDVTLTPADRSTATRRSHRFASLTEPGRQILAFDPTGNGRVAEVFGDLTGAERVSVIVPGVDTDVLTFERTQRRLTSPVGMAESLYEAQRAAAPDSRTAVIAWAGYTAPTGIGVDAATGRMAVDGAVLLKSLTAALPGNASVALFCHSYGSVVCGVAAHELPRRVTDVVVAGSPGMRAENVAGLHTSARVWATRDEGDWIADVPHLEVGGLGHGADPVSPAFGARLMSSARAKSHTGYFAPGTDSMDNFAKIGTGAFASVVCATGNDACRRGISGTEQD; encoded by the coding sequence GTGGTCTTCATCATGCTGGCGACGACCGGCTGGACGGCCGTGCACCGGCCCGAGAAGGAGGCGCAGCTGCGGGTCGCGGCCCTCGGCGCGTGGGCCAAGGCCCGGGTCGACGGCCGCCCGGTGCCCCCGGCGGACGCCCCCGCACGGACGGTGGCCCGTTTCTTCGCGGGCCTCGACGGTGCCCAGCGCGCCCGGCTCGCCGACGGCTACCCGCTCGTCGTGGGCAACCTCGACGGGGCTCCCGCGGCCGTCCGCTACCGGGCCAACCTGCAGGGCCTGGAGCAGGCCCGCCAGGTCGAGGAGGCCCGCAGCCATGACGTCACGCTGACCCCTGCCGACCGGTCCACGGCCACCCGGCGCTCCCACCGCTTCGCCTCGCTCACCGAACCGGGCCGCCAGATCCTCGCTTTCGACCCGACCGGCAACGGCCGCGTGGCCGAGGTCTTCGGTGACCTCACCGGCGCCGAGCGGGTCTCGGTGATCGTCCCCGGTGTCGACACCGACGTGCTCACCTTCGAGCGCACCCAGCGTCGCCTGACCTCTCCGGTCGGCATGGCCGAGTCCCTGTACGAGGCCCAGCGCGCCGCCGCGCCGGACAGCCGGACGGCGGTGATCGCCTGGGCCGGCTACACCGCCCCGACCGGCATCGGTGTGGACGCCGCCACGGGCCGCATGGCCGTCGACGGGGCCGTCCTGCTGAAGTCCCTGACCGCGGCCCTGCCCGGGAACGCGAGCGTGGCGCTGTTCTGCCACAGCTACGGATCGGTGGTCTGCGGGGTCGCCGCGCACGAGCTGCCGCGCCGGGTGACCGACGTGGTGGTGGCGGGCAGCCCCGGGATGCGCGCGGAGAACGTCGCCGGGCTGCACACCTCGGCGCGGGTCTGGGCGACGCGCGACGAGGGCGACTGGATCGCGGACGTACCGCACCTGGAGGTCGGCGGGCTGGGCCACGGCGCCGATCCGGTCTCCCCGGCGTTCGGTGCGCGGCTGATGTCCTCGGCCCGGGCCAAGAGCCACACCGGCTATTTCGCGCCAGGTACGGACTCGATGGACAACTTCGCCAAGATCGGAACCGGCGCGTTCGCTTCCGTTGTCTGTGCGACCGGGAACGATGCGTGCCGACGCGGGATTTCCGGGACAGAGCAGGACTGA
- a CDS encoding DUF4429 domain-containing protein, giving the protein MGDVLAGNHAVWEFDSDSVVIRFARGIRTPRLPRLWHALGSRRIPLEAVSAVDVTVTGNKRDTVVLRALPRPGADPLMEAAAGQLKEACDPYRLVLPGDRAQAAAAFADALRSRLGPDAAEPAERFLVDVAQPPLQLKAYDARVSFDGSAITFHWSRTGATGTKWKAGDQRYPLAALTGVEWSSPEGPGGHLRLLLRDVTGDPRPDHDLATAVFGTGYGAVHESLPFAAAVLAALRARTPVAAVPRARSGDDRLRHLSELHTAGLLTDAEYAALRDRFAAESL; this is encoded by the coding sequence ATGGGTGACGTACTGGCCGGAAATCATGCCGTCTGGGAGTTCGACTCGGACTCGGTGGTCATCCGCTTCGCACGGGGGATCAGAACGCCGAGGCTGCCACGACTCTGGCATGCGCTGGGCTCGCGCCGGATCCCCCTCGAAGCGGTGTCCGCCGTGGACGTGACCGTGACCGGCAACAAACGGGACACGGTGGTTCTGCGCGCCCTGCCGCGGCCGGGCGCCGATCCGCTGATGGAGGCCGCCGCCGGGCAGCTCAAGGAGGCCTGCGACCCGTACCGGCTGGTGCTGCCGGGCGACCGGGCGCAGGCCGCCGCCGCGTTCGCCGACGCGCTGCGGTCCCGGCTCGGGCCGGACGCCGCCGAGCCGGCCGAGCGCTTCCTCGTCGACGTCGCGCAGCCGCCGCTGCAGCTGAAGGCGTACGACGCCCGGGTGAGCTTCGACGGCTCGGCGATCACCTTCCACTGGTCCCGCACCGGTGCCACCGGCACCAAGTGGAAGGCGGGCGACCAGCGCTATCCGCTGGCCGCGCTCACCGGCGTCGAATGGTCCTCCCCGGAGGGCCCCGGAGGCCACCTCCGGCTGCTGCTGCGGGACGTCACCGGTGACCCCCGCCCGGACCACGACCTGGCGACCGCCGTCTTCGGCACGGGCTACGGCGCGGTGCACGAGTCCCTGCCGTTCGCCGCGGCCGTCCTCGCCGCCCTGCGGGCCCGTACCCCGGTCGCCGCCGTGCCACGGGCCCGCTCCGGCGACGACCGGCTGCGGCACCTGAGCGAACTGCACACGGCGGGGCTGCTCACGGACGCGGAGTACGCGGCGCTGCGGGACCGGTTCGCCGCCGAGTCGCTGTAG